In a single window of the Nicotiana tomentosiformis chromosome 8, ASM39032v3, whole genome shotgun sequence genome:
- the LOC138897252 gene encoding uncharacterized protein, whose product MGLVDSNIVDFTIFQMHGSTKRWWKVYEKGMPAGLLPLTWFNQAMVEGLEKFISFTKSEELHNQFECLQEGSMTVTQYETRFVDLSRHSAILVPTVREKVRKFIEGLIYGIIL is encoded by the coding sequence ATGGGACTAGTGGATTCCAACATAGTTGATTTCACTATTTTTCAGATGCATGGTTCAACCAAGCGATGGTGGAAGGTTTATGAGAAGGGTATGCCAGCGGGATTACTTCCTCTCACATGGTTCAACCAAGCGATGGTGGAAGGTTTGGAGAAGTTTATATCCTTTACTAAGAGCGAGGAATTGCACAACCAATTCGAGTGCCTTCAGGAGGGTAGCATGaccgttactcagtatgagactagATTTGTAGATTTATCTCGCCATTCAGCTATCCTGGTTCCTACTGTGAGGGAGAAGGTGCGAAAGTTCATTGAGGGTCTTATATATGGCATCATACTTTAG